Sequence from the Candidatus Effluviviaceae Genus V sp. genome:
TCGTGCCCGACACGACGAAGACGCTCCGCGAGGGGGCCGTGACGTGCTGGCCCGATCTGGCTACCGGCTGGGCCCGGCACAAGCTGGACGCGCTCGGCGAGTACTACGGCTTCGATCTCATGACCCCGTTCGAGGAGCTGGATCCTCACGTGCAGGAGGTGCTCCTCAAGGGTTCGGGCGATGAGAAGATCGAGTACAAGATACAGTTTGAGAAGGGCCGGTGGGAGTACGAGGGGAAGTTCGAGGGCGCCGTCCACAATCTCGAGCGCCGCTACCGGGAGACCAAGTCGGAGAACGTCCGCCGCTGGATCGAGGGTTTCATGGCGGTCGATGAGTGTCCCGACTGCGGCGGTGCCCGTCTCCGGCCGGAGGCCAGGGCCGTGACCGTCGGAGGCCGCGCGATCCAAGAGGTCGCTGCTCAGTCCGTCAAGGAGGCGGTCTCGTTCTTCGACTCGCTCAAGCTGACCGGCACGCGCAGGAAGATAGCGGCCGAGATCCTCAAGGAGATTCGCGAGCGTCTGGGGTTCCTGTCCGATGTGGGCCTCGACTACCTGACGCTCGATCGCTCGTCGGGGACGCTCTCCGGCGGCGAGGCGCAGCGGATCCGTCTCGCGACCCAGATCGGCACCCGCCTGGTCGGCGTGCTCTACATTCTGGACGAGCCGTCGATCGGTCTGCATCAGCACGACAACGCCAAGCTCCTCCGAACACTGACGTCTCTGAGAGACATCGGCAACACGGTCATCGTCGTCGAGCACGACGAGGAGACGATCAGAAGCGCCGACTGGGTCGTCGACCTGGGGCCGGGCGCCGGCCGGCACGGCGGCCGCGTCGTCGCCAGCTGTCCGCCGAAGAAGCTGCCGTCGGTCGGGGACTCGCTGACCGGGCGCTATCTGTCGGGAGAGCTCTCGATCCCCGTGCCCGACGAGCGCCGCCCGATCGACGGAGACCGGCTCCGGATCGTCGGCGCCCGCGAGAACAACCTGAAGAACATCGAGGTCGAGATCCCGCTGGGCGCGTTCAACTGCGTGACGGGCGTTTCGGGGTCGGGCAAGAGCACGCTCGTGTCCGACATCCTGCACAAGGCGCTCGCGGAGTGGTTCCACAGGTCACGGAAGATCCCGGGGAAGTTCGACCGCATCGAGGGCATCGAGCACATCGACAAGGTGGTCAACATCTCGCAGGCGCCGATCGGCCGGACGCCGAGGTCGAACGCCGTGACCTACACGGGGACCTTCGTACACATCAGGCAGCTCTTCGCGAAGGTGCCCGAGGCCCGGACACGGGGCTACAAGCCCGGTCGCTTCAGCTTCAACGTCAAGGGCGGCCGCTGCGAGGCGTGCCAGGGCGGCGGCCAGGTCAAGATCGAGATGCACTTCCTGCCCGACGTCTTCGTCACCTGCGAGGCCTGCGGCGGGCGACGTTTCAACCGCGAGACGCTGGATGTCCTCTACAAGGGGAAGAGCATCGCGGACGTTCTCGAGATGACCGTCGACGAGGCGCTGGAGTTCTTCGAGAACATCCCGCCGATCGTCAGGAAGCTCCAGACGCTTCACGACGTCGGCCTGGGGTACATCCATCTGGGACAGCCGGCCACGACGCTCTCGGGCGGCGAGGCGCAGCGCATCAAACTGGCCTCCGAACTCTCGCGCAGAAGCACCGGACGGACGCTCTACATCCTCGATGAGCCGACGACGGGTCTTCACTTTCACGACGTCAAGATGCTGCTCGACGTCCTCGGGAGACTCGTCGACCGGGGCAACACGGTGCTGGTCATCGAGCACAATCTCGACGTCGTCAAGACGGCCGACAACATCATCGACCTCGGTCCGGAGGGCGGCGATGAGGGTGGCGAGGTCGTCGCCACCGGGACCCCGGAGGAGGTCGCGCGATCGAGCGGCTCATACACCGGTCGGGTGCTCCGTCCGGTGCTCGACGACTCCCGGGTGAGGGGCGAATCGGCTTGACCTGCGGCTTCAGGCTCCACTAGTATGACGGGATGTATCTTGAGCGCCCCGGGTGCGCCGCTCGATGCTTCGGCGCGCGCCGGGGCCGTCGGCCCGTCACGGGGGTAGAGGAGACGTGGGAGAAAAGACGAAGACGGCTCGGAGGACCCCTCTCCACGAGGCGCACGTCGAGCTGGATGCCCGCCTGGTGGAGTTCGCCGGCTTCCTGATGCCGATGACCTACGACGGGATCGTCGCGGAGCACAGACGGGTCAGAGAGTCCGTCGGGCTCTTCGACGTTTCCCACATGGGCGAGATCCACATCAGGGGGGACGGCGCCCTGGACTTCGTGGAACGCATCACCACGAACCGCGCGTCGGCCCTCGATGTCGGAGGCGTTCAGTACTCCGCGATGTGCTACCAGGACGGCGGGTTCATCGACGACCTGCTCGTCTACCGGCTGTCCGACTCCTACATGCTGGTCGTCAACGCCGCGAACCACGCGAAGGACCTCGAGTGGATCCGGTCGCACGCCGCCGGCGACGTGGAGATCGACGACGCGTCCGACAGGACCGCCCTCATCGCAGTTCAGGGGCCGAACGCCGGGCCGGTCGCCGACCGCGTCGCGGAGGACGACCTCGGAGAGGTCGGCTACTACCGTTCGACCGAGACGAACGTGCTCGGTTCCGGCGCCGTCGTCTCGCGCACGGGCTACACGGGTGAGGACGGGTTCGAGATCTACTGCGGAACGGACCGGGCGCCCGAGGTCTGGAGCGCCCTCATGGAGGCCGGTCACGAGTACGGCGTGGGCCCGGCGGGACTCGGAGCACGCGACACGTTGCGGCTTGAGATGGGCTACGCTCTGTACGGGAACGACATCGACGAGACACGAACGCCCGTCGAGGCGAATCTCATGTGGATCACGCGGCTGAAGAAGGGCGACTTCATCGGACGCGACGCGATCGCGGCCCGCAGGGAGCGCGGTCCGGTCGCGCGCCTCGTCGGATTCGAGGCCGAGGGACGAAGGATCCCCCGTCACGGCCACGGGATCATCGTGGGCGGCGAGACCGTCGGCGAGGTGACGAGCGGGACCTTCTCGCCCAGCCTCGAGCGGGCCATAGGAATGGGCTACGTGCCCGACGGAACGAACGGCGGGATCGAGATCGACGTCAGGGGAACGGCCGTTCCGGCGACGATCGTCCCCCTGCCGTTCTACAGAGACGGAACGGTACGCAGCAAGCGATGAACCGCCCGACAGCTCGAGGGCGGCCGGCGCTGGAATCCAACGCGCGAACATGTGGGGAGGATCATGGCGAAGCTCCTGTTCACGAAGAGTCACGAGTGGGTCCGTGTCGAGGACGACGTCGCCACCATCGGCGTCTCGGACTACGCGCAGAGCGAGCTGGGCGACATCGTCTTCGTCGAGCTTCCCGACACCGGGAAGAGCGTCTCGTCAGGCGACGTGCTGACGAGCATCGAGTCGGTCAAGAGTGTGAGCGAGCTCTATACTCCGGTCTCGGGCGAGATCATTGAGGTGAACACGGCGCTCGACGATGATCCGGGGAAGATCAACGAGGATCCGACGGGCGACGGCTGGGTGCTCCGCATCAAGCTGTCGGACCCCTCTGAGCTGGACGGCCTCATGGGGCCCGAGGACTACGAGGCGCACACGAAGGGCTAGCGTTGCCGTATCTGCCGCACACCGATGCCGACCGAGCCGAGATGCTGCGCGAGATAGGCGTCTCGTCGTTCGAGGACCTTCTGGAGAGCATCCCGACGGACCTGAGGATGACCGGGGAGCTGGATATTCCAGGGCCGTTCTCCGAGGAGGAGATCGGCAGGCATCTCGGGAAGCTGGCCGCCGGGAACCGCGGCGCGAACTGTCTCCTGTCGTTCGCCGGCGGCGGCATCTACGATCACCACGTGCCGGCCGTCGTGAGGACGATCACGTCGATGCCCCAGTTCTACACGGCCTACACGCCCTATCAGGCGGAGGTCAGTCAGGGCACGCTGCAGTCGATCTACGAGTTCCAGACGATGATCGCGCGCCTGACGGGACTCGACGTGGCCAATGCCTCGCTCTACGACGGTGCCTCCGCGACCGCGGAGGCCGCGCTCATGGGGCTCGACGTCACGCGCGGCGCCCGGGTTCTGGTTCCGGCGACCGTCTCGCCGCACGTGAAACGGGTTCTGAGGACCTACCTCGCGTCGAGCGCCGCGGACCTCAGGGAGGTCCCCACGCGCGACGGCCGCATCGATGTCGCGGCGCTCTCGGGTGAGATCAGCGAGAACGACGTCGTGATCGTGCAGCATCCGAACGCGCTCGGTCTTCTGGAGTCCGTCAACGACGTCGGTGAACTCGCTGAACGGGCCGGCGCACTCCTCGTCGCTTCGGTCGATCCGCTATCCCTCGCCGTCCTTCGGCCGCCGGCCGACTACGGTGCGGCGATCGCGGTCGGGGAGGGGCAGTGCCTCGGCTCAGCTCCATCGTACGGGGGGCCGCTTCTCGGCTTCCTGGCCGCCGAGCGCAGGCACATTCGGAGGATGCCGGGACGCATCATCGGGGCGACGGTCGACCACGACGGGCGGCGCGGCTACGTGATGACGCTCCAGACCCGGGAACAGCACATCCGCCGGGCCAGGGCGACGTCGAACATCTGCACGAACCAGGGCCTCGTCGCCCTCGCGGCGGCCGTGTACATGTCGCTCCTTGGCAGGAACGGATTCCGCGAGACGGCCGTGCACGTGATGTCGAAGGCACACTACGCGGCCGATGCGATCACGCAGCACACGGGACTCTCGCTGGCGTTCCCCGGGCCCTTCTTCCGCGAGTTCGTCGTCGAGATGCCGCGGCCCGCTTCGGTCATCCGTTCCGAGCTGTCGCGCGACGGGATCTGCCCGGGCGTCGACTGTGGGACGTACGACCCGGCGCTCGAGCGCTGCCTGCTCGTCTCGGTGACGGAGCGTCACACGCGCGAGGACGTTGACACCCTCGCCTCGGCCCTCGGGGCCGCCGCGGCCGAAGGAGGCAGCGCGTGAGCGAGGAGCGGAAGCGCCAGGCGACGTCCGTCGTCGAACCGACCATCTTCGAACTCGGTGTCCCGGGTCATCCCGGGCACGCGCTGCCGGCGCTCGATGTGCCGCGGCTCGAGCCGGAGGACGTTCTCCCTGACGGGTTTGTCCGGCCGGCGCCGCCCGCGCTTCCCGAGGTCTCCGAGCCCGAGGTCGTCAGGCACTTCACCAGGCTGGCCGAGCTCAATCACCACGTCGACAGGGCGATCTACCCGTTGGGTTCGTGCACGATGAAGTACAATCCCAAGATCAACGAGGAGATGGCGTCGCTCCCGGGCTTCACCGGACTCCATCCCGGATTCGACGACGCCGACTGTCAGGGCGCGATCGCGCTGATGGTCGAGCTCGCGCGGCACCTGAGCGAGATCTCCGGCCTGGCCGCCGTCTCGCTGCAGCCGCCGGCCGGCGCCTCCGGCGAGCTCGCCGGCATGCTCATGGCCAAGGCCTGGCACACGGACCAGGGAAACCCGCGGAGCAAGGTCGTCGTCCCGGACTCGGCGCACGGGACGAACCCGGCGAGCCTGACACTGGCCGGGTACGAGGCCGTCGAGACGTCTTCCGGAGACGACGGACGCATCGACGTCGACGCCTTCAGGAAGGTGGTCGACGACGAGACGGCCGCCGTGATGATCACGAACCCCAGCACGCTGGGGATATTCGAGACACGCATCGCCGACATCATCGAGATCGCGCACGAACGGGGCGCCCTTGTCTATCTCGACGGCGCGAACCTGAACGCCTGCATGGGGCTGGTCCGACCGGGCGACGTCGGCTTCGACATCATGCACTTCAACCTGCACAAGACGTTCTCCGCGCCGCACGGCGGCGGCGGACCGGGCTCCGGACCGGTCGGCGTGCGGTCGGGGCTCGAACCGTACCTCCCGTCGCCCCTGCCGTCCTACGACCCGGGACGTCCCGAGGGGCGCCGCTACTTCATGGACCGGGACCGGCCGCGGTCGATAGGGGCCGTGCACGGGTACCACGGGAACTTCCTCGTCATGGTGAAGGCGTACGCCTACATCCTGGCGAACGGCGGCGTCGGGCTCAGGAAGGTGTCGGAGGACGCGGTCCTGAACGCGAACTACCTCAAGGCGAAGCTCGAGGGTCTCTACGACGCGTCGCACGAAGGACACTGTCAGCACGAGTTCGTGCTCTCGGCCGAGCGGCAGAAGGAGCAGGGAGCACGGGCGCTCGACATAGCGAAGAGGCTGCTGGACCACGGCATCCACGCGCCGACGGTCTACTTCCCGCTCATCGTGCCCGAGGCTCTGATGATCGAGCCCACGGAGTCCGAGAGCCGCCGGTCACTCGACGCGTTCGTCGAGGCGATGATCTCGATCGCAGGGGAGATCGAGGAGGATCCTGAAGCGCTCGCGGGGGCGCCCGAGAGAACGCCCGTGGGGCGGCTCGACGAGTCCAGAGCGGCGCGTGAACTCGATGTGGTATGGGAGGACGAGTAGGGCGTGGCGGAGCTTCGCTGGACGGCATGGCCCGCGGGCAGGAGCCCCGTCCGCGCGATCATCGCGGTCGCCTTTCTGGGGCTTCTGGGCTGGACGATCCAGAGTCTGTTCCGGACACCGTACTTCACGATCGTCGCGCTTCTGCTGGTCTGGGGACAGGTGGCCGGGTTCTTCCTCCCGACCAGGTACTTGCTCGACGACGAGGGCGTTCGGGTCAAGGGGGTCCTGGCGACGACCGAGAAGAGCTGGAGCGAGTTCAGGAGCTACTACGTCGACCGCACCGGACTCCTGCTCTCTCCGTTCCTCGAACGCTCGCGGCTCGAGCGCTTCAGAGGGACGTCGCTTCAGTTCCACGGAAACCGCGACGAGGTAGTGACGTTCGTCGAACGGGCGATGACGAGAACGGAGGAGACGGACGAACGTGTGGAAGATGCAGAGCCCGACGAAGACGGAGGAACAGGAACTCACGGAACGTGAGATCATGGACCGATTCGCGTCCCGGATCGTCGAGTGGAGAATGACGGCGCCCGCCATCTTCTTCCTCGAGGCGGCGAAGCCCCTGTCGTTCCTGGGTAATCAGGCTCTGATCTTCTTCGAACCGATCGTCCAGTCGCTGTTCAACTTCAAGAGCTACGATGATGTGGCGAGGATTCTCGAGGACCGGAAGAACCTCGAGTACATGCTGACCAAACTCGAAGAGCTCGAGGCGGAGAGACTTCGCAAGGCGCGCGAGGAGCGACGACGTCGGAGAGAAGAGAAGCGCGCCGCGAAGCAGAATGCTGAGGAAGGTGCTGATGAGTGACAATGGGAAGATCAGGGCGATCGTCGCCACTGACTGCGGCAGTACGACCACGAAGGCAATTCTAATCAAGCTCGTCGACGGGGAGTATCGCCTGATCGTGCGAGGCGAGGCTCCCACGACCGTCGAGGCGCCGTTCGAGGACGTCACGAGAGGCGTCCTGAACGCCGTCCGCGAGGTTGAGGAGCTCTCGGACCACGAGGTCCTGGCGGGCGAGGACGTCATCCACCCCAACGAGGGAGACAAGGGCGTCGACCTCTACCTCTCGACGTCGAGCGCAGGCGGCGGCCTTCAGATGATGGTCGCCGGTGTCGTCTCCAGCATGACCGCCGAGAGCGCCGAGCGCGCTGCTCTCGGCGCCGGCTCGATCGTGATGGACGTGCTGGCGTCGAACGACGGCCGTCTGCCGCACGAGCAGATCGAGCGCATCCGGCACTTGAGGCCCGACATGATCCTCCTGTCCGGAGGCATCGACGGCGGCACGATCACGCACGTCGTCGAGCTTGCGCAGGTCATCGCCGCGGCCGATCCCAAACCGAGACTCGGAACCGGCTATCAGCTTCCGGTCATCTATGCGGGGAACATCGACGCACGGGAAGAGGTGGGGAGGCTTCTCGGCGAGAAGACCGCGCTCTACCAGGTGGAGAACCTCCGTCCGGTCCTCGAGAAGGAGAACCTCGGGCCGGCCAGAGACAAGATCCACGACCTCTTCATGGAGCACGTCATGGCCCAGGCGCCGGGCTACAACAAGCTCATGGGGTGGACTGACGCTCCCATCATGCCGACGCCGGGAGCGGTCGGCTCCATCATCGAGACGATCGCGAAGCAGCAGGACATCGAGGTCGTCGGCGTCGACATCGGCGGGGCGACGACGGACGTCTTCTCCGTCTTCAAGGACACGTTCAACAGAACGGTGAGCGCGAACCTCGGCATGAGCTACTCGGTCTCGAACGTGCTGGCCGAGGCCGGCATCGAGAACGTGATGCGCTGGGTTCCGTTCGGTCTGCCGGAGCTCGAGGTCAGGAACCGGATCAAGAACAAGATGATCCGACCGACGACTGTCCCGCAGGCCCTCGAGGACCTCAAGCTCGAGCAGGCGATCGCCCGCGAGGCGCTCCGACTCGCTTTCGAACAGCACAAGTCGTTCGCGGTCGGTCTGAAGGGTGTGCAGCAGGAGCGCACGATCTCCGACGCGTTCACTCAGTCCTCGTCGGGAGCGACGCTGGTCAACCTGATGGATCTCGACCTTCTCGTCGGCTCCGGTGGCGTGCTCTCACACGCTCCGCGCCGTCAGCAGGCGGCGCTGATGCTGACCGACGCCTTCCTGCCGGAGGGCGTGACCAGACTGGCTGTCGATTCGATCTTCATGATGCCTCAGCTCGGCGTGCTGGCCGAGGTGCACGAGAAGGCGGCGACCGAGGTCTTCGAGAAGGACTGTCTCATTCACCTCGGTACGATCGTGGCTCCGGTCGGCACCGCGCAGGAGGGGAAGCCGTGCCTGACCGTCGAGGGGACGCTTCCCGACGGAACCTCGCTCAACGAGGAGATACCGTTCGGCGAGATGCGCGTCTACCCGATGACGGTCGACGACGAGATCCGCATCAAGATGACCCCGGCCAGGAGCTTCGACGTCGGAGCGGGACCCGGCAAGCCGCACGAGGCGACCGTATCGGGCGGCGTTGTCGGGCTGATGATCGATACGAGAGGAAGACCGTTCAACCTCCCGACCGACGAGTCGAAACGCGTGGAGAAGCTCGACCGGTGGGCGCAGGCGTTCGACGCCTATCCCGAGTAGCCGACCCGTTCGATGCGGCTTGAGGATTCGCGAACGTCTGTGTCACGTCAACAACAGGAGCAGGTGAACAATGGCTCACGCATACACACCAGGTCTCAGGG
This genomic interval carries:
- the gcvH gene encoding glycine cleavage system protein GcvH, which gives rise to MAKLLFTKSHEWVRVEDDVATIGVSDYAQSELGDIVFVELPDTGKSVSSGDVLTSIESVKSVSELYTPVSGEIIEVNTALDDDPGKINEDPTGDGWVLRIKLSDPSELDGLMGPEDYEAHTKG
- a CDS encoding methylaspartate mutase; protein product: MSDNGKIRAIVATDCGSTTTKAILIKLVDGEYRLIVRGEAPTTVEAPFEDVTRGVLNAVREVEELSDHEVLAGEDVIHPNEGDKGVDLYLSTSSAGGGLQMMVAGVVSSMTAESAERAALGAGSIVMDVLASNDGRLPHEQIERIRHLRPDMILLSGGIDGGTITHVVELAQVIAAADPKPRLGTGYQLPVIYAGNIDAREEVGRLLGEKTALYQVENLRPVLEKENLGPARDKIHDLFMEHVMAQAPGYNKLMGWTDAPIMPTPGAVGSIIETIAKQQDIEVVGVDIGGATTDVFSVFKDTFNRTVSANLGMSYSVSNVLAEAGIENVMRWVPFGLPELEVRNRIKNKMIRPTTVPQALEDLKLEQAIAREALRLAFEQHKSFAVGLKGVQQERTISDAFTQSSSGATLVNLMDLDLLVGSGGVLSHAPRRQQAALMLTDAFLPEGVTRLAVDSIFMMPQLGVLAEVHEKAATEVFEKDCLIHLGTIVAPVGTAQEGKPCLTVEGTLPDGTSLNEEIPFGEMRVYPMTVDDEIRIKMTPARSFDVGAGPGKPHEATVSGGVVGLMIDTRGRPFNLPTDESKRVEKLDRWAQAFDAYPE
- a CDS encoding aminotransferase class V-fold PLP-dependent enzyme — its product is MSEERKRQATSVVEPTIFELGVPGHPGHALPALDVPRLEPEDVLPDGFVRPAPPALPEVSEPEVVRHFTRLAELNHHVDRAIYPLGSCTMKYNPKINEEMASLPGFTGLHPGFDDADCQGAIALMVELARHLSEISGLAAVSLQPPAGASGELAGMLMAKAWHTDQGNPRSKVVVPDSAHGTNPASLTLAGYEAVETSSGDDGRIDVDAFRKVVDDETAAVMITNPSTLGIFETRIADIIEIAHERGALVYLDGANLNACMGLVRPGDVGFDIMHFNLHKTFSAPHGGGGPGSGPVGVRSGLEPYLPSPLPSYDPGRPEGRRYFMDRDRPRSIGAVHGYHGNFLVMVKAYAYILANGGVGLRKVSEDAVLNANYLKAKLEGLYDASHEGHCQHEFVLSAERQKEQGARALDIAKRLLDHGIHAPTVYFPLIVPEALMIEPTESESRRSLDAFVEAMISIAGEIEEDPEALAGAPERTPVGRLDESRAARELDVVWEDE
- the gcvT gene encoding glycine cleavage system aminomethyltransferase GcvT, which codes for MLRRAPGPSARHGGRGDVGEKTKTARRTPLHEAHVELDARLVEFAGFLMPMTYDGIVAEHRRVRESVGLFDVSHMGEIHIRGDGALDFVERITTNRASALDVGGVQYSAMCYQDGGFIDDLLVYRLSDSYMLVVNAANHAKDLEWIRSHAAGDVEIDDASDRTALIAVQGPNAGPVADRVAEDDLGEVGYYRSTETNVLGSGAVVSRTGYTGEDGFEIYCGTDRAPEVWSALMEAGHEYGVGPAGLGARDTLRLEMGYALYGNDIDETRTPVEANLMWITRLKKGDFIGRDAIAARRERGPVARLVGFEAEGRRIPRHGHGIIVGGETVGEVTSGTFSPSLERAIGMGYVPDGTNGGIEIDVRGTAVPATIVPLPFYRDGTVRSKR
- a CDS encoding aminomethyl-transferring glycine dehydrogenase subunit GcvPA, which produces MPYLPHTDADRAEMLREIGVSSFEDLLESIPTDLRMTGELDIPGPFSEEEIGRHLGKLAAGNRGANCLLSFAGGGIYDHHVPAVVRTITSMPQFYTAYTPYQAEVSQGTLQSIYEFQTMIARLTGLDVANASLYDGASATAEAALMGLDVTRGARVLVPATVSPHVKRVLRTYLASSAADLREVPTRDGRIDVAALSGEISENDVVIVQHPNALGLLESVNDVGELAERAGALLVASVDPLSLAVLRPPADYGAAIAVGEGQCLGSAPSYGGPLLGFLAAERRHIRRMPGRIIGATVDHDGRRGYVMTLQTREQHIRRARATSNICTNQGLVALAAAVYMSLLGRNGFRETAVHVMSKAHYAADAITQHTGLSLAFPGPFFREFVVEMPRPASVIRSELSRDGICPGVDCGTYDPALERCLLVSVTERHTREDVDTLASALGAAAAEGGSA
- the uvrA gene encoding excinuclease ABC subunit UvrA, coding for MPRNSRSSAANGRERSGTRRTASSRSSGGGELVVRGAREHNLKAIDLTLPRNRLIVVTGLSGSGKSSLAFDTIYAEGQRRYVESLSAYARQFLSQMQKPKVDLIEGLSPAISIEQRSASRNPRSTVGTATEIYDYLRLLYARVGSPHCHLCGREITQLTVDQMADRIFEFPEKTRVQIVAPVVRGKKGQHRDTLARIERAGFVRIRVDGETKEIADVGRLKKSRKHSIDVVVDRLVLKSSARKRLVDSLETALELADGTVVIIAGGDEIVLSASASCPHCGVGLGELAPRMFSFNSPYGACPKCDGLGTMMRVDPELVVPDTTKTLREGAVTCWPDLATGWARHKLDALGEYYGFDLMTPFEELDPHVQEVLLKGSGDEKIEYKIQFEKGRWEYEGKFEGAVHNLERRYRETKSENVRRWIEGFMAVDECPDCGGARLRPEARAVTVGGRAIQEVAAQSVKEAVSFFDSLKLTGTRRKIAAEILKEIRERLGFLSDVGLDYLTLDRSSGTLSGGEAQRIRLATQIGTRLVGVLYILDEPSIGLHQHDNAKLLRTLTSLRDIGNTVIVVEHDEETIRSADWVVDLGPGAGRHGGRVVASCPPKKLPSVGDSLTGRYLSGELSIPVPDERRPIDGDRLRIVGARENNLKNIEVEIPLGAFNCVTGVSGSGKSTLVSDILHKALAEWFHRSRKIPGKFDRIEGIEHIDKVVNISQAPIGRTPRSNAVTYTGTFVHIRQLFAKVPEARTRGYKPGRFSFNVKGGRCEACQGGGQVKIEMHFLPDVFVTCEACGGRRFNRETLDVLYKGKSIADVLEMTVDEALEFFENIPPIVRKLQTLHDVGLGYIHLGQPATTLSGGEAQRIKLASELSRRSTGRTLYILDEPTTGLHFHDVKMLLDVLGRLVDRGNTVLVIEHNLDVVKTADNIIDLGPEGGDEGGEVVATGTPEEVARSSGSYTGRVLRPVLDDSRVRGESA